In the genome of Phlebotomus papatasi isolate M1 chromosome 2, Ppap_2.1, whole genome shotgun sequence, one region contains:
- the LOC129801761 gene encoding transmembrane ascorbate-dependent reductase CYB561: MEEIGASPQHLGHFRTLYLLTLLIGVLLIALVGGWIGTHLGGLAWQSNPSVQFNWHPLLMTFGMIFLYGNSILIYRGLRLTRKRTLKLTHATLHGLAFLAVVIGLKAVFDSHNLATPPISNLYSMHSWIGLAAVILFSAQYVVGFITFLLPGLNQQLRETIMPYHILFGLIGFVASGAAALLGFSEKISFVLGHKYENLPAQGVLVNFIAFFIIIFTTLVIYLTTETRFKRQPLAEDAILLTGQNE; this comes from the exons ATGGAAGAAATAGGTGCTTCCCCACAACATTTGGGCCATTTTCGTACTCTATATCTCCTCACACTACTAATTGGAGTGCTACTAATAGCACTTGTAGGTGGCTGGATAGGAACTCATCTTGGTGGTTTGGCATGGCAAAGTAATCCGAGTGTGCAATTTAATTGGCATCCTCTATTAATGACCTTCGGAATGATCTTTCTTTATGGAAACT CAATTCTCATCTATCGTGGTTTGCGATTGACCAGAAAGCGTACACTCAAGTTGACACATGCAACACTTCATGGATTAGCTTTTCTTGCAGTCGTAATAGGTCTTAAGGCCGTCTTTGATTCGCACAATTTAGCCACGCCACCAATTTCTAATCTCTACTCAATGCATTCATGGATAGGATTAGCAGCTGTGATCCTTTTCAGTGCTCAATACGTCGTGGGTTTTATCACATTTCTTTTACCAGGATTAAACCAACAACTCCGTGAGACAATCATGCCTTATCACATTCTCTTTGGGCTCATTGGATTTGTGGCGTCAGGTGCTGCTGCTCTTCTTGGCTTTTCTGAAAAGATCTCTTTTGTCTTAGGCCACAAATATGAAAACCTACCAGCACAAGGTGTTCTGGTAAATTTCATTGCATTTTTCATTATCATCTTCACAACTTTAGTGATCTATCTAACTACTGAGACTCGTTTCAAGCGTCAACCACTAGCTGAAGATGCGATTTTGCTCACAGGACAAAACGAGTAA